The Triticum aestivum cultivar Chinese Spring chromosome 7B, IWGSC CS RefSeq v2.1, whole genome shotgun sequence genome window below encodes:
- the LOC123157087 gene encoding uncharacterized protein, whose amino-acid sequence MRKAKRSGDHLTRSFLKSRRASKNESLVSGCFIGDSDQGVRSGLSDRLISYMSKSVVSITLYNEGTILFSCSGIAMERKGCHLTRFLTSASLVRALNGTNEDHDDLKIEVRHEGNEVYMGVMAEYDLDRNFAVVNVDAFLDVQVQSFQHAPRILPHGEKLVVMGRDVNGEIMTKNVESDGDLKVSDDDEDLDCKISEAWEGGPLLSVGGKVVGMNLFLTTRRAVFLPCGTILKHLEHYWTSQQKKTGLARFGARPIAEKSNSHPEVYVELLNQEQFDLDSMGYPKLPSSMLGAGMILVNTFEETFGDIHGEGVWRKFSKRASNINHNVVALASFSGEKRVFACTGFFIEWNGSRIILTSASLVRNSGDENKIVENLRIEVLLNNSQCIEGTLQHYSLHYNVALVTVKDYPAIRPLNTLLRWDKAFKVAAVGRCFKSGVLMATSGDLVSWTGTLDCNFLSTSTCKITKAGIGGPLVSLDGDVIGMNFYDKRIGTPFLFLEEIFKILALFETKSKLGEAGNDSDPSGTPFLKMDEDDNNKLNRWPVPMPCWRNPDYVDEDKSDDDDVFDPKSGRTLRYGYFKGKKVMLF is encoded by the exons ATGCGGAAAGCTAAGAGGAGCGGTGATCATCTCACTAGAAGCTTTCTTAAGAGCAGAAGAGCTTCCAAAAATGAATCATTGGTCTCAG GTTGCTTCATTGGGGACTCTGATCAAGGTGTTCGGTCTGGGCTCAGTGATAGGCTAATATCATACATGTCTAAAAGCGTCGTCTCTATTACTTTGTACAATG AAGGCACAATCCTATTTTCATGCTCGGGCATAGCTATGGAACGCAAGGGGTGCCACCTTACAAGGTTTCTGACTTCTGCAAGTTTGGTTAGAGCTCTGAATGGTACAAATGAAGACCATgatgacttgaag ATTGAAGTGCGCCATGAAGGCAATGAAGTGTATATGGGGGTGATGGCTGAATATGATTTAGATCGCAACTTTGCTGTTGTCAATGTCGATGCGTTCCTTGATGTTCAGGTTCAATCTTTCCAACATGCACCGCGAATTCTCCCCCATGGTGAGAAATTAGTAGTTATGGGGCGTGACGTCAATGGTGAAATAATGACCAAGAATGTGGAATCGGATGGTGATTTAAAGGtatctgatgatgatgaagatcttgattgTAAAATCTCAGAG GCTTGGGAAGGTGGGCCACTTCTTTCTGTTGGTGGGAAGGTTGTTGGCATGAACCTTTTTCTGACTACTAGAAGAGCCGTTTTCCTACCATGTGGCACAATTCTCAAGCATCTGGAGCATTACTGGACGTCCCAGCAAAAGAAGACTGGTCTTGCACG GTTTGGAGCAAGACCAATAGCTGAGAAATCTAACAGCCATCCAGAAG TATATGTAGAATTGCTCAACCAGGAGCAGTTCGATCTAGATTCCATGGGTTACCCGAAGTTACCGTCCTCCATGTTAGGAG CTGGCATGATTTTGGTTAATACTTTTGAAGAGACTTTTGGCGACATACATGGTGAAGGTGTCTGGAGAAAATTTAGTAAAAGAGCTTCTAACATAAATCACAATGTTGTCGCACTGGCTTCATTCAGTG GAGAAAAAAGGGTTTTTGCATGCACGGGTTTCTTTATTGAATGGAATGGATCTAGGATAATTTTGACATCAGCAAGCTTGGTTAGAAATTCTGGTGATGAGAACAAGATTGTTGAAAACTTGAGG ATTGAAGTGTTGCTTAATAACAGCCAATGCATAGAAGGGACACTACAGCATTATAGTCTGCATTACAACGTCGCTCTAGTTACTGTCAAGGATTACCCTGCCATTCGTCCATTAAATACTCTGCTTCGTTGGGACAAGGCTTTTAAAGTAGCAGCTGTAGGGCGGTGCTTCAAATCAGGTGTGTTAATGGCTACTAGTGGGGATCTGGTTTCCTGGACAGGCACACTTGATTGCAATTTCCTCTCAacttccacgtgtaaaatcactAAG GCTGGGATTGGAGGCCCTCTTGTCAGTCTTGATGGGGATGTTATTGGCATGAACTTCTATGATAAGAGAATAGGAACCCCGTTCCTGTTTTTGGAGGAGATTTTCAAAATTCTAGCATTGTTTGAGACAAAAAG TAAACTTGGTGAAGCTGGCAATGATAGTGATCCCTCTGGCACGCCTTTCTTGAAAATGGATGAAGATGACAACAATAAGTTGAACAG GTGGCCTGTGCCCATGCCGTGCTGGCGCAATCCTGACTACGTGGATGAGGATAAGTCTGATGATGATGATGTCTTTGATCCCAAATCTGGCCGCACACTGAGATACGGTTACTTCAAGGGAAAGAAAGTCATGCTCTTTTAG